In Ignavibacteriales bacterium, the following proteins share a genomic window:
- a CDS encoding SPOR domain-containing protein produces the protein MLDQLYPIKTHTQLIAGIILLMAFMTGCTASKPFQVEEKPKIEKPKEKKLLLSEYEATLNPVEFDREIEIVQKVRSSEQKQQNPLEIPKDSMIVQEEVVQGYRIQIFSSSNVDETILMKNLAVEKFVGDSIYVVYDAPVYKVRIGDFINRYEANQRLPEFVEKGYRDAWIVPDRIVQRTLVRVSISK, from the coding sequence ATGCTGGATCAACTTTATCCCATAAAAACTCATACACAGTTAATTGCCGGAATTATTTTATTGATGGCGTTCATGACCGGGTGTACTGCGTCGAAGCCGTTTCAAGTGGAAGAGAAACCGAAAATCGAAAAGCCGAAGGAAAAAAAACTTCTACTTTCTGAATATGAAGCAACACTCAACCCTGTTGAATTCGACCGGGAGATTGAAATTGTGCAGAAGGTGCGGAGTTCGGAACAGAAACAGCAGAACCCTTTGGAAATTCCGAAAGACAGTATGATTGTTCAAGAAGAAGTTGTGCAAGGATACCGCATTCAGATATTTTCGTCATCCAACGTGGATGAAACTATCTTGATGAAGAATCTTGCCGTCGAAAAATTTGTAGGTGATTCGATTTATGTTGTGTACGATGCGCCGGTGTATAAAGTGCGTATTGGAGATTTTATTAATCGATACGAAGCCAACCAGCGGCTGCCGGAGTTTGTTGAAAAGGGATACCGCGATGCGTGGATTGTACCGGATAGAATTGTTCAGCGGACGTTGGTACGTGTTTCAATTTCGAAGTGA